From Candidatus Moraniibacteriota bacterium, one genomic window encodes:
- the rpsD gene encoding 30S ribosomal protein S4 yields MARILNSKCKMCRRAGEKLFLKGDRCNSPKCAMIRKPYPPGAHGKKKSRGLSEYGRQLAMKQKIKRVYGIMERQFRKHFNEVKHKPGITGDLLLERLEMRLDNIVYRLGFASSRQLARQLVRHGSFLVNGKKVNIPSFKVKVGDKVEISESKKNKNYFIMQLPILKNKKDFPSWIQFDSSTLTGKISAIPKREEVGMNIDPQLVVEYYSR; encoded by the coding sequence ATGGCAAGAATTCTTAATTCCAAATGCAAAATGTGCCGCCGAGCCGGTGAAAAGCTCTTTCTTAAAGGTGATCGCTGCAATTCGCCAAAATGCGCCATGATAAGAAAGCCATATCCGCCGGGAGCACACGGTAAAAAAAAGTCGCGGGGATTAAGCGAATATGGAAGGCAGTTGGCGATGAAACAAAAGATTAAAAGGGTCTATGGCATTATGGAACGGCAGTTCAGGAAGCACTTTAATGAAGTGAAGCATAAACCCGGGATTACGGGAGATTTACTGCTTGAACGGCTGGAAATGCGCTTGGACAACATAGTTTACCGGCTTGGTTTTGCAAGTTCTAGGCAGCTCGCGCGCCAACTAGTGCGCCACGGATCTTTTTTAGTAAATGGAAAAAAGGTCAACATTCCCTCTTTTAAAGTTAAAGTCGGCGATAAAGTAGAAATCTCAGAGTCAAAAAAGAATAAAAACTATTTCATCATGCAGCTTCCAATTTTGAAAAATAAGAAGGACTTTCCTTCCTGGATTCAGTTTGATTCTTCCACCCTGACAGGAAAAATCAGCGCGATCCCCAAGCGCGAAGAAGTGGGAATGAACATTGATCCTCAATTAGTTGTTGAGTATTATTCAAGATAA
- the frr gene encoding ribosome recycling factor, whose protein sequence is MYESLIENKKEELDKAIERFKEEMGKLRTGRANPALVENVLVDYYGTKTPLNQLATISVPEPRLIVISPWDKNALTGIESAIKGSDLGLNPANDGQVVRVSIPALTEERRKELVKVLNQKAEEARIAVRTGREDVWKIIQDMEKKGKISEDDKFRSKDKLQKVVDEYNKQIEELRDKKEREIMTV, encoded by the coding sequence ATGTACGAATCCTTAATTGAAAACAAAAAAGAAGAACTGGACAAAGCCATTGAACGCTTTAAAGAAGAAATGGGAAAACTACGAACCGGAAGGGCCAACCCCGCCCTGGTAGAAAATGTTCTAGTGGACTATTACGGAACCAAGACCCCTCTTAATCAACTAGCCACCATCAGTGTTCCCGAACCGCGCCTCATTGTCATAAGTCCCTGGGATAAAAACGCTCTTACTGGAATTGAATCAGCCATCAAAGGATCGGATTTAGGCCTAAATCCTGCTAATGATGGTCAAGTTGTCCGTGTTTCCATTCCGGCTCTCACCGAAGAGCGCCGGAAAGAATTGGTCAAAGTACTCAATCAGAAAGCCGAAGAGGCAAGAATCGCGGTGCGTACCGGGCGGGAAGATGTCTGGAAAATAATTCAGGATATGGAAAAGAAAGGAAAGATTTCCGAAGATGACAAATTTCGGAGCAAAGACAAATTGCAGAAAGTTGTTGATGAATATAATAAACAGATTGAAGAGTTAAGGGATAAGAAAGAAAGAGAGATAATGACGGTATGA
- the rplM gene encoding 50S ribosomal protein L13, with translation MKYHLFNAEGKILGRLASRVAVILRGKNKVDFAPHRDEGDAVVIINSDKIGFTGSKRHKKIYHRFSGYPGGITSTTLDEQLKKDSRKVLKDAIYGMLSKNKLRKLMMKRLFIYKDDKHPHKIG, from the coding sequence ATGAAATATCATTTATTCAACGCGGAAGGAAAAATCCTAGGACGCTTAGCTTCCCGGGTAGCGGTAATATTGCGGGGAAAAAACAAAGTGGATTTTGCCCCCCATCGGGATGAAGGTGACGCGGTGGTGATTATTAATTCGGACAAAATTGGCTTTACCGGCAGTAAACGGCACAAGAAAATTTATCATCGCTTCAGCGGCTATCCCGGAGGAATAACTTCAACTACTTTAGATGAGCAACTAAAAAAGGACTCGAGAAAAGTATTAAAAGACGCCATATATGGGATGCTTTCGAAAAATAAACTTCGAAAGTTAATGATGAAAAGACTGTTTATATACAAAGATGACAAGCATCCGCACAAAATAGGTTAA
- a CDS encoding PEGA domain-containing protein — translation MFSYTLQRVFFWTLVLLFFVTTGVLIFYALGYRFSFERGIFIHAGSISVKPNPQQVNITINSSPVSRKKLNYLNNSYHIDGLKPGEYQLKISSPGFQAWSKKVAVHSGTSTEFWNVLLAKEQYPRTSFYTSQAGKFFLSLKSKYIAYIQNQGQEFLVNILSLDSALSETVFSSPDYELDEKESIQWSPQEHAIIIPTNQKNPEERKKHYFIVDIDTKRAINLKDLAAAENIESVHWNTTKKNFVYYLTERNLYRLDLGSPQEKKLVAQNISGFNLSSSGLYYFQLPSGIVYRADPEGERPPVQITTSPPADMSNTNYQIVVYDEKRIALLNETSRKIFIWNQGDHDNYFRELSENASGAQFSDDGKKLLFWNDWEIFVYFSRDWEVQPVRLENELMNITRFSQKIENVQWSKDYEHVVFTTDKKIKVVELDHRDRRNIFDITALKIDYSWLISDFSNNKLYFTDKASEEDPFFEIYSIDFPEKTGILGL, via the coding sequence ATGTTCAGCTACACGCTACAGCGAGTATTTTTTTGGACCTTGGTCCTCCTCTTTTTTGTCACCACGGGTGTTCTTATCTTTTATGCCCTTGGATACCGTTTTAGTTTTGAACGCGGGATTTTTATTCACGCGGGATCAATTTCTGTAAAACCAAATCCCCAGCAGGTAAACATTACCATAAACAGTAGTCCTGTTTCCCGAAAAAAACTAAACTACCTCAATAATTCCTATCACATCGACGGGCTCAAGCCGGGAGAATACCAGCTGAAGATTTCTTCGCCTGGATTCCAGGCGTGGTCAAAAAAAGTTGCGGTTCATAGCGGCACTTCCACTGAATTCTGGAATGTTCTGCTTGCTAAAGAGCAATATCCGCGCACCAGTTTTTACACTTCTCAGGCCGGAAAATTTTTTCTTTCACTTAAAAGCAAATACATCGCCTACATCCAGAATCAAGGTCAAGAATTTCTTGTCAACATTCTCTCTCTTGATTCAGCTCTTTCCGAGACTGTTTTTTCTTCCCCGGACTATGAGTTGGATGAGAAAGAAAGCATCCAGTGGTCGCCGCAAGAACATGCTATTATTATTCCAACAAATCAAAAAAATCCGGAAGAAAGAAAAAAGCATTATTTTATCGTTGACATTGACACAAAGCGCGCTATTAATCTTAAGGACCTGGCCGCGGCTGAAAATATTGAATCCGTCCATTGGAACACGACAAAAAAGAATTTTGTTTACTATCTTACTGAAAGAAATCTTTACCGTCTGGATCTTGGTAGTCCCCAAGAAAAAAAATTAGTCGCCCAAAATATCAGCGGTTTTAATCTTTCCTCAAGCGGCTTGTATTATTTTCAGCTTCCCAGCGGAATTGTCTACAGGGCGGATCCGGAAGGAGAAAGACCGCCGGTTCAAATTACCACTTCTCCCCCCGCCGACATGAGCAATACTAACTATCAAATCGTGGTTTATGACGAAAAAAGAATTGCTTTGCTTAATGAAACCAGCCGGAAAATATTCATTTGGAATCAGGGTGACCATGATAACTACTTTCGAGAACTTTCAGAAAATGCTTCAGGAGCGCAGTTTTCCGATGATGGAAAAAAGCTCCTGTTTTGGAACGATTGGGAAATATTCGTTTACTTCAGCCGCGACTGGGAGGTCCAGCCAGTTCGATTAGAGAATGAACTGATGAATATCACCCGCTTTTCCCAAAAAATAGAGAATGTCCAGTGGTCAAAGGACTATGAACATGTTGTTTTTACCACTGACAAAAAAATAAAAGTGGTCGAACTTGACCACCGCGATCGCCGCAATATTTTTGATATTACTGCACTTAAAATAGATTATTCCTGGCTCATCAGCGACTTTTCTAATAATAAATTGTATTTCACTGACAAGGCAAGCGAAGAAGATCCTTTTTTTGAAATCTATAGCATTGATTTTCCTGAAAAAACGGGAATTTTAGGATTGTAA
- a CDS encoding DNA-directed RNA polymerase subunit alpha, with amino-acid sequence MLTISLPLKPKYTTIDERSGKFEIMDCHPGYGTTLGNALRRVLLSSLSGAAVTSVKIKGVSHEFSTIPGIMEDVVQIILNIKKVRFKMHGDEPMEVVLKHKGEGKITAGEIKCPSGIEVVNTDQLIATVTDKKTEIDMELEVAGGIGYVPVEQQERKEKEIGAIAIDTVYTPVRRVNYEVENMRVGKRTDYNKITLEIVTDGSITPREAFQKAVQILVDQFSLLLEVETAEEAEMAAGKLEAVSSAKEKTEEVPGEQVIPDDPLRIKVTELKGLSTRTLNILETNKIAKVKNIIKMTEEDLKNLEGMGEKGIKEIKKSIGEFGLTLKQSE; translated from the coding sequence ATGCTAACAATATCGCTTCCTCTAAAGCCGAAGTACACTACCATAGATGAACGGAGCGGAAAATTTGAAATTATGGACTGCCATCCGGGCTACGGAACAACGCTGGGGAATGCCCTTAGGAGAGTATTGCTTTCATCTCTTTCCGGAGCGGCGGTAACATCGGTAAAAATTAAAGGCGTGTCACACGAGTTTTCCACGATACCGGGAATAATGGAAGATGTGGTACAAATTATTCTTAATATCAAAAAGGTTCGATTCAAGATGCACGGCGATGAACCAATGGAGGTCGTGCTGAAACATAAAGGAGAAGGAAAAATCACCGCCGGTGAAATTAAATGCCCGTCTGGTATTGAGGTTGTTAATACTGATCAGCTGATTGCTACTGTCACCGACAAAAAGACAGAAATAGATATGGAACTAGAAGTAGCTGGAGGAATTGGTTATGTTCCGGTTGAACAGCAGGAGCGAAAAGAAAAAGAAATTGGCGCCATTGCCATTGACACCGTCTACACACCGGTTAGAAGAGTCAATTACGAGGTTGAGAATATGCGGGTAGGAAAAAGAACTGATTATAACAAGATCACGCTGGAGATTGTCACCGATGGAAGCATTACTCCTCGAGAGGCCTTTCAGAAAGCCGTTCAGATTTTGGTTGACCAGTTTTCGCTGCTGCTTGAAGTGGAGACAGCAGAAGAAGCAGAAATGGCAGCTGGGAAGCTGGAAGCTGTTTCTTCCGCCAAGGAAAAAACCGAAGAGGTGCCTGGCGAGCAAGTCATCCCGGATGATCCCCTTAGGATAAAAGTTACCGAACTGAAAGGACTTTCCACCCGGACACTAAACATACTGGAAACCAATAAAATCGCCAAGGTGAAAAATATTATTAAAATGACGGAAGAGGATTTAAAAAACCTTGAAGGAATGGGCGAGAAGGGGATTAAAGAAATTAAAAAATCGATCGGAGAGTTCGGGCTTACATTAAAACAATCAGAATAA
- a CDS encoding YCF48-related protein translates to MKKFIALSFLVISLFFLSGCSLTGNSSPSSASILKSTDGGKIWEPKVKISEEKNISSVEILSIAIDPANSQIVYIGTRENGIYLSQNGGENWEKINFPPGKVYGLAIDRSNTQVLYALGVWQKRGKIYKSEDAGGNWKEIYTEPADGTVIISLSINPANFQVLYASTSEGAIFKTENGGETWLNLFKVQGAVTQSVFDSADGNIVYFSVLEQGILRTKNGGESFENLEKNLQSSAEIGSNRVFSLASDPQRSGTLYAGLDEGIAKSTDFGETWTPLNVLESSKNFPVRAMTINPQNSQELIYSAAQAVYKSIDGGVQWFTIQLETAKISSVIQYDPLNPGIIYLGLKKDN, encoded by the coding sequence ATGAAAAAATTTATCGCACTCTCTTTTTTAGTCATCTCCCTCTTTTTTCTTTCTGGTTGCAGTTTGACGGGAAATAGTTCGCCATCCAGCGCGAGCATTTTAAAGTCGACTGACGGCGGAAAAATATGGGAGCCGAAAGTAAAAATCAGTGAAGAAAAAAACATTTCTTCAGTTGAAATATTATCAATCGCTATTGATCCCGCGAATTCCCAGATTGTTTATATTGGGACAAGAGAAAATGGAATTTATTTGAGCCAGAATGGAGGGGAAAATTGGGAAAAAATTAATTTTCCTCCGGGCAAGGTTTATGGTTTGGCAATCGACCGATCCAATACCCAAGTTCTTTATGCTTTAGGGGTATGGCAAAAGCGCGGAAAGATTTACAAAAGCGAGGATGCCGGCGGGAACTGGAAGGAAATCTACACAGAGCCGGCTGACGGCACTGTTATTATCTCCCTCTCAATTAATCCGGCAAACTTCCAGGTGCTTTACGCCAGCACCAGCGAGGGAGCGATATTTAAGACAGAAAACGGCGGCGAGACCTGGCTTAATCTCTTTAAAGTCCAAGGAGCAGTTACCCAGAGTGTCTTCGATTCGGCGGATGGCAATATAGTGTACTTTTCAGTTTTGGAACAAGGGATTTTGAGAACCAAAAATGGCGGGGAGAGTTTTGAAAATCTTGAGAAAAATCTTCAAAGCAGCGCGGAAATCGGGAGCAACCGTGTTTTTTCACTTGCCTCTGATCCGCAAAGATCAGGAACTTTGTATGCCGGTTTGGATGAGGGAATTGCAAAAAGTACTGATTTTGGGGAGACCTGGACGCCGCTTAACGTGCTAGAGAGCTCTAAAAATTTTCCGGTGAGGGCGATGACGATCAATCCTCAAAATTCCCAGGAACTGATCTACAGCGCCGCCCAAGCGGTCTATAAGTCAATTGACGGAGGAGTACAATGGTTTACGATACAGCTTGAGACAGCAAAAATTTCCAGTGTTATTCAATATGATCCACTAAACCCGGGGATTATTTACCTGGGATTGAAAAAGGATAACTAA
- the rplQ gene encoding 50S ribosomal protein L17, with translation MKHRVKGRKLSRIRKQRRSLLKSLLASLIMREKIATTEAKAKELKPLVERIIHKAKQAKVDDKKKVKVIRDLQNMIPSPAVKKLSSDFLNRFSERSSGYVRVVKLGRRRGDSANMAVIEFV, from the coding sequence ATGAAACACAGAGTCAAAGGAAGAAAATTAAGTCGGATCAGAAAACAGCGCCGGTCGCTTTTAAAATCACTGCTGGCCAGTTTGATTATGCGGGAAAAAATTGCCACCACCGAAGCCAAGGCCAAAGAACTGAAGCCATTGGTTGAAAGAATTATTCATAAAGCAAAACAAGCGAAAGTTGATGATAAAAAGAAAGTGAAAGTTATAAGAGATCTCCAAAATATGATCCCGTCGCCGGCAGTGAAAAAACTCTCTAGTGATTTTTTGAATAGATTTAGTGAGAGATCAAGCGGTTACGTGCGGGTGGTTAAATTGGGAAGAAGAAGAGGCGATAGCGCTAATATGGCGGTGATAGAGTTTGTGTAA
- the rpsI gene encoding 30S ribosomal protein S9, which translates to MPVRKKVKENKKIIKEEKKEAPKEKYFYAVGKRKTSVAQVKLYSKVQSKEDDLVINKRKLKDYFPVLSFQDLVLAPFKISGTQGKFRMSALVRGGGFRGQSEAIRLGISRALVVYDENLKKVLRDNGFLTRDARIVERKKPGLKKARRAPQWQKR; encoded by the coding sequence ATGCCAGTGAGAAAAAAAGTTAAAGAAAACAAGAAGATTATAAAGGAGGAAAAAAAGGAAGCTCCCAAGGAGAAGTACTTTTATGCGGTTGGAAAAAGGAAAACATCCGTAGCCCAGGTAAAACTTTATTCCAAAGTGCAATCTAAGGAAGATGATTTAGTCATAAATAAACGCAAGTTGAAAGATTATTTTCCCGTCTTGTCTTTTCAGGATCTTGTTTTGGCGCCGTTTAAGATCAGCGGCACGCAGGGGAAGTTCAGAATGTCTGCTCTGGTAAGAGGGGGAGGATTTCGGGGACAATCAGAAGCAATCCGGCTAGGAATTTCCCGAGCACTGGTGGTTTATGATGAGAACTTAAAAAAAGTTTTGAGAGACAACGGTTTTCTTACTCGGGATGCGAGGATTGTGGAACGCAAAAAGCCAGGACTGAAAAAAGCCCGACGCGCCCCGCAATGGCAGAAACGATAG
- the rpmJ gene encoding 50S ribosomal protein L36: MKVRASVKRFCAKCKIVKRKGKIYVICSNPKHKQRQG; encoded by the coding sequence ATGAAAGTAAGGGCATCAGTTAAAAGATTTTGCGCCAAATGCAAAATTGTCAAGCGTAAAGGAAAAATTTACGTGATTTGTTCTAATCCCAAGCATAAGCAGCGCCAAGGGTGA
- the rpsM gene encoding 30S ribosomal protein S13 has product MVRIAGVNLPDEKRIEIALTYIFGIGHSTSGKILDHLSIPRNTRAKDLTAEQANQLREEIEKKYKIEGELKHEVRMNIKRLKEIGCYRGSRHQKGLPIRGQRTKTNSRTVRGNVRRTMGSGRKSAAEKT; this is encoded by the coding sequence ATGGTAAGAATTGCGGGAGTTAACCTTCCGGACGAAAAAAGAATAGAAATAGCGCTAACCTATATTTTTGGTATAGGGCATTCTACCAGTGGGAAAATTTTGGATCATCTTAGCATCCCGCGTAATACCCGGGCGAAGGACTTGACGGCGGAGCAAGCCAATCAGCTTAGGGAAGAAATAGAAAAGAAGTATAAGATAGAAGGGGAGTTAAAGCATGAAGTAAGAATGAACATCAAGCGCCTCAAGGAAATCGGCTGTTACCGGGGAAGCCGACACCAGAAAGGACTGCCGATCAGGGGCCAGCGGACAAAGACAAACAGCCGAACAGTGAGAGGCAATGTCCGACGGACTATGGGAAGCGGACGCAAGTCGGCGGCGGAAAAAACGTAA
- the rpsK gene encoding 30S ribosomal protein S11, translating into MPKKKKKKIRQQIYKGKAYIQCTYNNTLITVTDLNGAMLGWSSSGLLGFKGAKKATPYAATQVAGDVTEKVKKYGISELEVYVKGVGSGREAAIRALANRGFELVLIKDVTPIPHNGCRPKKPRRV; encoded by the coding sequence CTGCCGAAAAAGAAAAAAAAGAAAATTCGGCAGCAGATTTATAAAGGAAAGGCCTATATTCAGTGCACTTATAACAATACTCTGATAACAGTAACAGATTTGAATGGCGCGATGCTTGGCTGGTCAAGCTCCGGTCTTTTGGGTTTCAAGGGGGCGAAAAAAGCCACTCCTTATGCTGCCACTCAAGTAGCGGGAGATGTAACAGAAAAAGTAAAAAAATACGGGATTTCCGAGCTCGAGGTTTATGTTAAAGGAGTAGGAAGCGGCAGGGAAGCCGCTATTCGAGCTTTGGCCAACAGGGGATTTGAATTGGTCTTAATTAAAGATGTCACTCCGATACCTCACAACGGCTGTCGGCCCAAGAAACCGCGCCGGGTGTAA
- a CDS encoding carbohydrate kinase family protein: MARIICIGSTSKDIFFPTSDGIILDTPEDLTSQRKIAFELGAKYHIDDRFEALGGCAANVAGGLARLGLGASCYTTIGDDLAGEWIKNEFKKVGVDTSYLRRENDCQSDLSAIVVDKESGERVIFSNQKANAKLEFIPEKIENPEWIFIGDLSGKWKENLAKIIEFAAKNKVHLAFNPRQKTIHDNVGKVIEAVHSCDLLLLNKDESIEIVSSLGKGFSTDQLNDEVTLIRTLKELGPRIVALTDGARGAWSYGGDKIFQAEAIVTEPLETTGAGDAFSSGFLAATIKGKDLNESLRWGIANGGSSVKFYGAHGGLLNEAEMSEKIKEIKARAIGL; encoded by the coding sequence GGGATTATTCTTGATACCCCGGAGGACTTAACGTCTCAAAGGAAAATAGCTTTTGAGCTGGGCGCTAAATATCACATTGATGATCGCTTTGAGGCGCTGGGAGGATGCGCGGCTAATGTCGCCGGCGGATTAGCGCGCCTAGGACTGGGCGCCTCTTGCTACACTACGATCGGCGATGATCTGGCGGGAGAATGGATAAAAAATGAGTTTAAAAAAGTGGGAGTAGACACCAGTTATCTAAGACGGGAAAATGATTGCCAAAGCGATCTTTCGGCGATTGTGGTGGATAAAGAGAGCGGGGAGCGCGTCATATTTTCTAACCAGAAAGCCAACGCGAAACTGGAATTTATTCCGGAAAAAATAGAAAATCCCGAATGGATTTTTATCGGCGATCTTAGTGGAAAATGGAAAGAAAATCTCGCAAAGATTATTGAGTTTGCTGCTAAAAATAAAGTTCATCTGGCTTTTAATCCCCGACAAAAAACCATTCATGATAATGTGGGAAAAGTAATTGAAGCCGTCCACTCCTGCGATCTGCTGCTTTTAAATAAGGATGAATCAATTGAAATCGTTTCCTCTTTAGGCAAAGGATTTTCCACTGATCAATTAAATGATGAAGTGACGCTAATCAGAACTCTGAAGGAGCTGGGTCCGCGGATAGTGGCCTTAACCGACGGAGCCAGGGGGGCCTGGTCATACGGCGGAGATAAAATATTCCAGGCGGAAGCAATCGTGACTGAACCACTGGAAACCACAGGAGCCGGCGATGCTTTCTCCAGCGGTTTTTTGGCGGCGACAATAAAAGGAAAAGATCTTAATGAATCGCTGCGGTGGGGAATTGCCAATGGAGGAAGTTCAGTTAAGTTTTATGGAGCGCATGGGGGACTTTTGAACGAGGCGGAAATGAGCGAAAAAATCAAGGAGATAAAGGCAAGAGCCATAGGGCTTTAG
- the infA gene encoding translation initiation factor IF-1, translated as MADKELIKLEGTIIETLPSTTFKVQLENGHEVMAHISGRMRVNYIRLLPGDRVLLELSPYDLTKGRIVKRL; from the coding sequence ATGGCGGACAAAGAATTAATCAAGCTTGAGGGAACAATTATTGAGACCCTCCCTAGTACGACCTTTAAGGTTCAGCTGGAAAACGGGCATGAGGTGATGGCTCACATTTCAGGAAGAATGAGGGTGAATTATATACGCCTTCTTCCCGGCGATCGGGTTCTGCTGGAGCTAAGTCCCTATGATTTGACGAAAGGAAGAATAGTAAAGAGATTATAA